The DNA region CGTCCGCCTGGCGCCCGGCTCCCGGCAGGCGTTCTGCGCCTCCTCCCCCGCGTACCGCGCGCACGCCACGGGCATCGCCACCGCCCTGGCCGAACGGTACGGCGACCACCCCGCCGTGGTGATGTGGCACGTCAACAACGAGTACGGCAACACCAACGCGCACTGCCACTGCGACACGTCCGCCGAGGCCTTCCGCGACTGGCTGCGGCGCGTCTGCGGCGACGACCTGGACGCCCTCAACTCCCGCTGGGGCACGTCCTTCTGGGGCATGCGGTACAACGACTGGGCGCAGGTGACACCGCCGCGCACCACCACCGGCAGCCTGCCGCCCGGCCTGCTGCTGGACTTCCACCGCTTCAGCGACGCCGAGCAGCTGGCCTGCTACACCGCCGAACGCGACGCCATCAGACCGCACTCGCCGGGCCGTCCCGTCACCACGAACTTCATGACCGGCGAGTTCAAGCCCGCCGACTACTGGCGGTGGGCCCGCGAGGTCGACATCGTCGCCAACGACCACTACCTGACCGCCGAGGACCCGCACCGCACCGCGGAACTCGCCTTCACGGCCGACCTCACCCGCGGCATCGCCAGCAGCAGGCCCTGGCTGCTGATGGAACACTCCACCTCGGCCGTCCAGTGGCAGCCGCGCAACCTCGCCAAGGCGCCGGGCGAGATGGCCCGCAACACCCTCACCCACCTCGCGCGCGGCGCCGACGGCGCCCTGTTCTTCCAGTGGCGGCAGTCCGCGTCCGGCGCCGAGAAGTGGCACTCCGCGATGCTCCCGCACGGCGGCGTCGACACCCGCGTCTGGCGCGAGGCGCGCGATCTGGGCGCGGCGGTGGGCCGGCTCGCCGAGACCGCCGGCAGCCTGTGCGAGCCCGCGGACACGGCGCTGGTCTGGGACTACGACGCCTGGTGGGCCCTGGAACTGCCGGACCGGCCCAGCCTCGACATGCGCTACCGGCCCGAACTGCGGGCCTGGCACCGCGCCCTGTGGACCGCGGGTCTGCGCTGCGACGTCGTGCCCGCGCCCGGCGGGGAGCACGCGCCCCGGCTCGACCCGTACCGGCTGCTGCTCGTGCCCTCGCTGTACGCGGCCCCGGACGGCGCGGCGGCGGCACTGGCCGGCTTCGCCGAGGCGGGCGGCCACGTCGTGGTGGGCCCCTTCAGCGGCGTGGCCGACGGCGCGGACCGGGTGCCCGCCGGCCCCTATCCCGCGCTGCTGCGGGATCTGCTGGGTCTGCACGTCGACGAGTTCCTGCCGCTGGCGGCCGGCGCGACGGTGGGCCTGGACGACGGTACGACCGGGCGCACCTGGGCCGAGCGGGTCGTGCCGGGGCCGGCGCCGAGGTCGAGGCGCGCTTCGCCTCGGGCCCCGCCGCGGGCGAGCCCGCCGTCCTGCGCCGCGCCCTGGGCCGCGGCACCGTGCGCTACGCGGCCACCCGCTTCGACGACGCCTCCCTGTCCCGTCTGCTGCCGCGCTGGTCGGCGGCGGCCGGCTGCCGCCCCGCCGTCGAGGGCGCCGGCGCGGGCGTCGAGGTCGTCCGGCGCCGTAGCGGCGACGCCGCCTGGCTCTTCGCCGTCAACCACACCGGCGCGCCGGCCGCCCTTCCGGCGGCGGGCCACGAACTGCTCGGCGACCGCCCGGTCCGCGGCGTGCTCCACCTGCCCGCCGGCGCGTGCGCGGTGGTCCGCGAGCAGACACCGCGGTGACCGGCCGCGGCGCCCCGGCGCGGGCCCGCACCTGACGCGGGCCCGTGCCGGCTGCGGCGCCGTGGGCCGCGGCCGCCGGACGCGGTGCCGTGGGCCGCGCCCACCGCGCGCGGGGCGGCCTCCGCGACCGCCGGGGCTACCGGCCGTCCGCCGCCAGGACGCCGTCCAGCACGATGCCCACCAGGCTGAGCAGCCGGGACCGCAGGTCGAAGGGCGCGGGCTCGCGGGAGATCCACTCGGTGAGCGCGGCGAAGTAGCCGGCCGCCAGGACGCGTCCGGCGAGTCCGGGGTCCACCCCCTCGGCCAGGCGGCCCGCGGTGTGGGCGCGGGCGAAGATCGAGCCGAGCTCCGCGGCCAGCGGCGGGTCCGCGAGCACGTTGGTGGTGTGCACGGCCGCGCCCATCAGCGCGACGGTCTCCTCGCGGGTGCGGCTGCTGGTCTCGGCCAGCTCGATCATGTAGCGGTCCAGCACCTCGCGTACGGAGTGGTCCTCCAGGTGCTCGGCGTAGATCGCGCCGAACGCGCGCCGCCTGCGCCGCGCGCTCCACTCGTCCAGGAACGCGCTCTTGCGCGGGAAGTGGTTGAACACCGTCCCGCGCGCGACGTCCGCGCGCTGCGCGATGTCGTCCATCGTGGTGCTGTCGAAGCCCTTCTCGATAATCAGCTCCACCGCGGCGTCGTAGACCTGGTTGCGGCGCCGCTCACGGCCGCGCTCGCGGCGGCCGGCCGGAGCGGCCACCGCGCCGCCGGACTCGGCAGAACCGGAAGGGGACACCGACCGCGCCGGCTCTGCGGACATCACGCTCATAACTCCTTCGGCGGGACCCATTGACGGACCCCGGGTCGTGACCTACGTTACCTAGAACTTGTACCGCAGTCCAAAAATGTACCGTGGTACAGAAAGGAGCGGGCATGCGACTCGTGACCTTCACACCCCCCGGACTGGCCCCCCGGCTCGGCGTCCTCGACGGGCCGACCGTCGTCGAGCCGGCGGCGGTGCTCCGGGCC from Actinacidiphila sp. DG2A-62 includes:
- a CDS encoding Beta-galactosidase C-terminal domain — translated: MRRALGRGTVRYAATRFDDASLSRLLPRWSAAAGCRPAVEGAGAGVEVVRRRSGDAAWLFAVNHTGAPAALPAAGHELLGDRPVRGVLHLPAGACAVVREQTPR
- a CDS encoding TetR/AcrR family transcriptional regulator gives rise to the protein MGPAEGVMSVMSAEPARSVSPSGSAESGGAVAAPAGRRERGRERRRNQVYDAAVELIIEKGFDSTTMDDIAQRADVARGTVFNHFPRKSAFLDEWSARRRRRAFGAIYAEHLEDHSVREVLDRYMIELAETSSRTREETVALMGAAVHTTNVLADPPLAAELGSIFARAHTAGRLAEGVDPGLAGRVLAAGYFAALTEWISREPAPFDLRSRLLSLVGIVLDGVLAADGR